ttcctgttttcctctggtaTCActggtttctttggttttctgtttcttacGGCTGTactgcagctccccagagcaTCAGCAACCCCAGCTCAGTGACAGACAAGACCTCCATTTGCTCTGCCAGAGATAATTCATTGGAGATAATAAAGCTTCTCTGGGATACCTCTTCTTGCAGCCACGTCCCAAAGCCAGGACTGAACTGGTGTCCTTGTCCCATAGCTCAGCTCCCTCTTGCACCCAGAGCTACCTCTGTGTTTACCTGCTGAAACCAGACCCACTGCCCTGGCTGTCACCCAGAAGGACAAATCCAGGCAAGACAGTGTTCCTATTGTGGCATGGACCAAACCCCCAACTTGTGCTTCTGAACTCTCATGGCTGTTTGTGACTGAGCCCCAGGGGATTCCAGGGCAGGAATGGGCCTGTGGTGGCTCTGCTggcaccagagctgctggggagcccATCTGGGGGCTCTGAATCTTCCCACATGCTGTTGTCACTGCATCTCTGCCTTGTCACCTATTTCCCACACTTCCTCCttgacagggacagggcacagctgtggcagtggctgGGAGCGTGGGAGCCCCAGTGCTGCttgctcttcctcttctttttttcctcttccctctgtctTGCCACAACTGAACACAGCGACCATCCAGCCCCTGCTAGGGCAGAGCTTGATGGGAATCTGGTggtgaggagaaggaggaggatgaagagtGCTGTGGCTGTCTCCAGTTGGAGCTTCCTGCTCTGTACCAGCCCATGTACGgtctgctgtgctggagcagggctcaggAACCACAGGGGGAATGGCTGACCCAGGAACTGCCATGGGGAAGAGAAGGTcattccctggagctgggatctgTGCCTGATCCACAGGCCCTCCACTTCTCTGAGCTCGTTTTCTCGTCTGCTGTATCCAACATTAtagacttttttcctttggaaaaaagtatttcctgGGCTCTTGTGGGAGCTTCTCTCCAAGGCTGGAGGATGCTCTGCACCCTCCAGACCACTGCCAGACCCCGACCAGACCACACTGCTGGATCCTTGCCAGCCCCTGACAAATGATTTTGCCATTTCCCGAGGGAAAGGAGACATTGATTAACTCCTGTACTTGCCTTTCTGGAAAGGTTATGGCTTAATTGGTCAAACTTGGGAGTAATAAATCATGTGCTAAAGGATCAGCAGAGATAAGAAAATTTTTGCAGAATGTTGCAAAACACTTTTTGgtaggagggaaggagggatcTGGGTACGCCCACCCAGCTGTGGAGGCTGTCAGCTCTTCAGTGCCCAGGACTCTTCCAGGGAAACGATTCACCCTCCAGATGGGCTGGAAATTCCCTTTTCTGTGATCAGTTAAACTCAGGATTTGCAAAATatcctcttttattttacttatggaaaaagaaaacaacaggaaaGCCACTGTTTACTTTATTCAGAAGAAGCATAATTCCATCTGGTTTGAAAAATGACTCTCTTTCTCGCTGGAAAGTGCTACTTCTCCAACCTAAAAGCTGTAACGGGGGGATACAGCAGATCAGCTCTCAACGGAGCGGAAAATTGAGCAAGGGAACTGCCAGGCTTGGCTTGGAATGATGCTGGAGGGAGGAAAGATTTTTGGCTCTCACAGTGAGCTGGGCCCCATGCAGGTGGGCATGGCTTGTACTGGCCACATGGGATGGGAGTGGGCACACTCAGCTGTAGGGCatggggatggggagcagggagataTCATGAAGAGGTAGGAATGTCCTGGCTCGGTGACCTTGGTGCCATTCAGGACGTGGCATTACTGGAGAATGGAATGAACTCTAGGCTTGCACAGGACAGGCTGGGCCGACTTGTCTGGGATCTCTAGGACATTGACTTTTAAACCAAAAGGAATGGGATGGAGTCAGTGACCAGGATTTTAGTGGAGCAGGGGACAGAATTGTCAGTAGGGAAACCCATGCTGAGCTGGGGAAGATGGAGTCTAAAACAAATTGTAGGGAGAAGTAAAGAGCAGACAATTGGGTAGGACTATGAGTGGTGACAGGCAGAGGTTCTGTGACAGGGCAGGGCCAGGGTCGGTCCCATTAATGCTTTAGGAATGACCCAGACAGGAGGAACGTGGCGCCCACggggggcagctggggctgtaaGGAGCTCAGCGGGGCTTGGCTCGAGGATCTGGCAAAAACAAGGCTGAGGGGGGTATGAGCGATGCTCAGCCAGACTGGGATGGGCGAGCGCCCTTTGCCGAGGCGCAGCATCCCGCAGGGTGCGAGCCATGACCGCGCTGgactgggaggaggaggagtgtgTTTTTCTGGAATGGCCTCCAAGGCAGAGATTGCTTCTCCTCTGATGTCTCTTGATTAGCTcatgctgtggctgcccagggGGCGGCCAGCCAGTGCCTGGCCCCGGCAGTCAGGGTCCCGCCGTCACCCGCTCCCGGATGCCCAAAGGGGCAGTGCGGGGACAcgcctgcagggacagggtcTCTGGGGACCTCAGGCAGCTTTGGACTGGGATCAGCAAGGTTGCACCCAGGCCAAATGGGTCCCAAAGGCTTCAGGACAGCACGTTCCCAAAACAGAGTGGGAAGGTTGGGCAGGATGACACCACTCTGCTCATGTACTGGGAGGGAGAACAAGAGACTGAGGCACTTAACCCTTACAAAAGGCTCCTTTGAGCAGGAACAAGGTGCTGGCAGCAAAGAGGAGAGCCAGGTTGTGGGCACAGCCCATGTAGGGGGCACAGGGGGCATTCTTGGTGCCTGTGGGCACTGTGCTGGGgtggtgggagcagctggaacCTGGGTGAGAAGCCCAGCAGCTGGGTCTCAGTGGGACACAACTTCCTCCATGAGGACCATCCAGGTGCTTCTCTTCAGGTTTATTAATGTTAATGGAGTTAGTCCCGTCTTAATGAGCGCACACAAACCCAtggctgctggggctcagccagGGATGCAGCATAGGGATGGTAAAACCATCCAGTGGAGCAGAGACAGTGACAGGAACATCTCACAGGTCTGCACTGCCCTGGCATGCCCCAGACACAGCTTCTAATGTGGGAACCCTCCTCACTGCCTGAGACAAGGCTGGTACTGGTAGGGATAAAGGCACTTTATGGGAGGATTGCTACACATCTGGTAGATTGTGAATGAACCCTGTGAGCTGGTGATGGAATTACTGCTGACCCATGGCAGGGAGAGCACTAAGGACAGGGAACCAAAGATTCTGGGACTGAGGGTGGGGCAAGAAGTTCCAGCATCTCACCTTTGAGCATGGGAAGTCTCATCCAGTCTGTGATCGAGACTTATGCAGCTGGACAGGAACAGCCCCATGGAGGAACTGGTTACTTGGCATTTGCTTTAGCTGAACGATCAGTGTGGTGGTTCTCCATGTAAATGATCTGGTGGGCCTTTTCAGGTGAGCAGGGTGGTCTGGGATTCTGGAGGTCCCTCGGCAAAGCCAGGCTTGCTGCTGGGGCTTCTTCCACAGAGTTCTGTGAATCTGaatcttcagaggaaaaactgCTCTGGCTGGAAATCTGGAAGTACTGGGCAGCTTCTGCCCGTGGCCCTGCTGGTGCACCAGGTGTGCTGGGATCTGAGGCTGTCCCGTGGGGCACAGCAGTAGGACATGGTGGGTCAGCACCTGGAAAGCGCATCCAGGGAGGCAGGGTGAAGGGACGCCTCCGAGGGGACCGGCTGTGCTCCCGGGCGAGGTGTCCTTCCACTCCCAGGCCGACTTTGCTCTTGGTTTTGGGATGGAGGGTGTCAGCAGAGATGTGGTGATGAGAGGATTGGGCACTCTGAGAACCCATacagcagtggggctgcagaAAACTCTGCTCCACACCCAGCGTGGAGTCAGgagtggtgctgggctgggactgTTCTGGcccctggggctgtcctggccCCTCAGTGCTGGtctctggctgctctgccaaCCCTTTGTCCCCCAACACTGCTGGCTTGGAGGAGTCTCCCTGCCCATCAGCTTGTGCTCCCCAGGCCTCCTGCAGTTCTGCCAGCATCTCCTCCAGGGTTTGCCGGGTCTCCTGGTAcctgtgctgtgcctctgtcCAGGCTGCCAACCCTTGGCTGCTCTGCATCCTGCGCACCTGAGCCTTcatctcctgcagcttctcccgGGCGAACTCCACCGAGAGCTTTTGGAAGGACGTCTGCAGGCACCGCAGTGCCTGGCCCTCCCCGCGCTGCGCCCGGGCCGAGCACTGCCGGCAGTCCAGCTTCAGCCCCGCCACCTACAAGAGGTGAGAGTGGCTGGTTTTGcggccaccagcagcaccatgTTCTGCAGGGGAAGATTCCCTCCACCCACCTTGTTGGAGAACCGgatgagctcctgcagcagctcccgtTCTGCCTGCCGCCGCTCCAGCTGCTTGGAGAAGCTCATCAGCTTTGACTGGAAAAGGGCTGCAGCCACTTGGAAAGCATCTGCCTCAGGGAACGTCGTGTCTTGGACCTCAGCTGCCTCCTGGCACAGGGTCAGGCCATGCTGGTACCGAGCCTGCAGGGACAAGAGGAAGGAACTCACTTGGGAATGGTGCTGACCTGGAACATGTGCACAGGGGGATGTGCTGAATGTAGCACTTGACATCGCTGTTACAGATGGAAGGGAAACACTTCTGGGCAAGTGACAAGAAACAAAGCAATGGGATTCTCCaaatctctgctctgcccttgcCTTGTTCAAAATGCACCAAATGCACCTCCCATCCCAGGCGGGGTCACCGTGCCTCATCCTGCCTGCAGTGTCTGTGACTAAAGGGCCTACACATCCAGGGGAACCAGAAGATCCTCATCACAATGTTATTTGTTGTCTGATGGATGCTCAGGCTTTGTAGGAAAAAGGAGCTGCATGGATGGAGTGCAGCAGGGGTTGGGGACAGcagtcccagcccagcacacatCAAGAAACAGTGCAGCCACCCCCTCACTGGAGCAGGACTGCCCGGAGTCCCCACAATGCTGAGCTTGACAACTGCAGTGTGACTCGACAGCTTGGGGACACCCAGTTCTGTCCAGAAGCCTCTTTCCAAACCCAAGGGGTGTCTGTCACAGAAAAGCCCCTCCAGACGTACCGTGGCCTGGGTGAAGAACTCCTTGAAGTGCTCAGTGGAGCCCTGGCAGCTGTTGGGACTCCAGTCCTCGGTGCCCATCTCCTGCAGCCGAGCCGCTGCCTCCCCATCCAGCCAGGACCCCAGCTGTGAGAGAGCGGAGCAGGGCTCAGGCGGGACCGGCCACGGCAGCAGCGTGTCCACAGCACctccccttcctgcccctgCCGGgcatcccagcccaggctcagTCACACACAGTCTCCCCTAATGGAAGTCAAAACTCAGGCAATCCTCAGCTCCAGGAATGCCTCCAGACTTTCATCATCatcaaaagcaaaggaaacctGAACAAAACACTCAACCATGGAACACCACTGAGGGAAACTTCAACATGTAGCACCCTAGGGACACGCAGCTCACCTTGCTAAACTCAGTCTCGAGCCCCTGGACCTTGCGGAGGAACTCCAGATGCTCCAGGCAGCTGTTGGACTGGGACACGAGGTTGTGAAGTTCTTCCTCCAGCTGACTATACAGCCCCTCAGCCAACTCCATACCGGTCCTGGGGGTTGGGAGGAGAGGGGCCATCAGTGCCAGGTGTTGCCAGGTGAGCTCATGGATGCACAAGGTAGAAGAGAGCAGTTTTCTTGCTCAGCTCCTGACCCCAGCCCTTCAGGCACCTGGACATTTCCCCAACCCATGGAACAAATGGATGGCAGGGACCATGGGATAGGAAGGTGCAGGCCAGCCCCGCTGAGAgaagggagcaggaaggagcagtgcTCCCTGGATGCATGGACTATGGAGCAGCGTGGCATGGCTGGACCAGTGCAGCATCACCAGATGCGTGCAGCATTACTGGCCAAGAACGACATCACTGGGTGAGAATGGACTGGCCCAATTACAGCATGGCTGGATGAGTAACAGCATGGCCAGATTACAGCATCACTGGATGAGTGTGGCACAGCCAGGTGGGGTGACATTACTGGATGACTACAGCATGGCCAGAGGAGCCATGCACAGCCGGATTATGGCATCACTGGATGAGTGTGGCCAGACAAGTGCGACATCACTGGACGATCACGAGCACAGCACAGCTCGCCGGGTGCGGCATGGCCGGGACTTGGCCCCATCTAGTGGCTTCTCCCGAGCCCAGCCCAAAGCATTGCTGCCGGCATTGCAGAGTGACAGATCCGGCCTGGCCTGGGACAGGAGACCCTCTCAGGCATCTGGCACTAGTGAGGATAAGGGGACTCCTGCAATGGGCTGTCCCAGACCTGTGGTCCATGCTTCCAGAGCAGGACCAAGCATAGCAATAGCTCGGGCTCACGGGGAGCGGGCTGTCCATGGGGAGGTGGCTCTGTCAGCCATCAGGAGCCGAGGGTCCCTGGCATTGGCACCCCTTGAGCAGCAGAACTGCCCTGTTTTACCTGATGTGGTCAGAGGCACAGAGGCGGGCGGCCTCCCTGCGCAGCCTGGCCAGCACGAACCCACCCTCGCGCTGCACCCGCACCAGCTGAGGCTCACTCAGCACCTTCTGCATCAGCTCCTGGTGCCTCCTGATGCCTGCAGCCGCATCCTGTGGAGGGAGGGTCAGACAAGTGTCTTACCTGGGGCCTCATCTGGGGTCTCAGCCAGCACAGGATGGGTACCTGGGGCTGcaccccaggcaggagcagaggggacagggaacagccccaggagcaACCAGTCTGGGAGCAGTTATCACAAGTTTTGGGCAACTGGAGTGAAATGTTGCTGTGGCTGCACTGCAGATGGGCACTTTGGGAATGTCCCCAACCTGTGGTGCTGCCACTCCTGTTACCTGTGTCCCTGCCAGTGCGTCGGTGTTCCGCAGCTCCTGGATGCAGCGCTGCAGCAGCTCCGATGCCCGCCTGAGGTTGGCTGTGAACGGCTGCAGCTTCTGTGGGGGACACACACGGTGGGTCAgcgggggaggaggaggaggaggaggaggaggaggaggaagagaagaagtgccaggacagagcaggaaataCTATGAGGCACTGGGTTAAAGGTGATGAAGAAGGGATAGTGGAGGTGGatgggcagctgcaggcaggagcaggtaGGAAGGAGCTTGACCCTCCTGTGCTCAAAGCTCTCCCTTTCATTCCCCTCTCCCAACCCTTCCTGTTGCTTTTCCAGGGACACGTGTATGGGACATGTAAGACGCAGTGGGGACAGAGAGACACGGGGGAGGTGAGGCAATGGCTCATGGTGTGGTAACAGACACCTGGAAGAATTGAACCCACTCGCTGTGGCAGTAGGGGAAGGCACcgtccagctctgggggcagctgggagctgtcGACGTGGCGGCCCAGAGCCTTCAGCGATGTCAGAGTCTCCACCTGCAGGGCAAAGGGCCTGTaaagctgcctggagcagggaatcaCCCCCATTGCAccagcccaggggacagggacaggctcACCTGCACCCCAGAAAGCCTCTCACGGTGGGAGACGAGTTCCTtctcagccaggagcagcatgCTGTGGATGCAGCCTGGAGAGACACTCTGTGGGAGGCAGGGGAGAATCACCAGGGCAAACCCCACATGCAGCCCTCAGGTcacccacagcactgctgggctttCCTGGGTCAGCTGAGGCTGGTGAGCTCATTGCAAAGGAAAAGGCTCCCACTCTCACTGGTGTGGAAGATGCAAATATGTCACTCAGGCCATGACCTTGTCCCAGCCACCAGCTCCCTGGCAAAGAGCCTTGGGAAGAGCCTCATGAGTGAACACCTTCTCTCACACCAGTGACACTTCTCCATCTGAGGAGCATCAGGACCAATGTGGGTTTTATTGGGCATGAAAAGGCAAAGGGTGCTGTGGCAGGGGGGACCCCATAGCCCCTGGACAGCACAGGGCACTCCTGTGGCACTACCTGGGCACTGGCATAAGGACTCTGCCACAAGAGTGGATTGTCACTGCAGAGCCCATTTCCTGGTGAATTCACATAGCAGGATGCTGGAGGGCTCTTGGTGACACCTGCCAGGTGAGGGCAGGGCTCAGAAGGGACCTTTGGGGATTGCATGGAGAGTGGGCACAAGGGAGGCTCTGAGGGACCCCCAAAGGGTGGGAGCACTCCCTCCCAGACAGGGGCACCCTGGCATGTCTATGGCACAagcacacagagcccagcaTACCTGGACAGAGCGGAGGGCTGAGAATAGGACGGGAGCGGGCGGCTGCTTCCTGGCATCCACCACAACCGTCAGCCCAACATCTTTCGTTTCTCGTCTCTCACCATTCTTCACTTCTTGCCTGGCGAgggcagacacagcaggagTGGGGGTCCTTCCCTGGGGCAGCACCCTCTCAAAGCCCCCTCCCACATTCTGCACCCACAGCCACAGGCAATGGCCTCGCCCCTGTGGGATGCCCCTGCCAAAGGTTCAGAGTGTGCGCCTCCGGCAGGGGCACGGTCCAGGGTCCCGGGGATGTGCCCAAACCAGAGTGTGTGGGATCCATCCCAACTGAGCCTGGGAGTTGCCTGGGAGCCCtgagccaggcagcagctggaggtcaCTGGCAGGACCTGCTGGCCCTTacctggggagggagcagaggtAGAGGATGAGCCTCGTCAGCTCGGCAGCTGAGCACCATGCAGCCCGCCAGGCACTGCCGCTGGTAGTCACCAGGAGAAGGGCCCTGCCCAGTCTGTCTGAGCTCCCTGTGGGGAGAGGGTGAGTGACCCCTCTGGCAGCCACCTGCCAGATCTGAGCACCCCAAAACAGGCTGGGGTAACCATCAGTGCCGCCTCAGCTCTGGGCCCCCCATGGTGCAGCCTCTCTGGCCCTTCTGGAGGGGGAGAGCCAGCCCAGGGGGGCTCTTGGCATGAATGTCTGgaattccagagctgctggggacattTTTCCCGAGAAAAAGATGGgttttgttactgctttttGGTTCTTGGGAAAAAGAAGGAGCCAAATGTTTAGTGTTTGGCAGCTAAAGCTGAACAGCTTCACTGGAGAGGAATGGTGTGGGAGGGCTTGGGGCGGCTGGGActggggcagctgctctgcacaggctgcctgcatttatgtttttaatgtttttgcccagctgaaaggaaattttctgcTTGGAGTATTTCTGGCCTCCAGCAAAGCCCTGAAACCTTCCTCCAAAACACCCTTTCCAGCAGCCTGTGTTTCCATCCAGAGGCCTCTCCTGCCCATTCCCTGGGCTCGCGGTGCCAGCAGTACCTGGCAGGCAGATGATGCCTGAGCGCAGCAGCCCAGCATGCAGgtcctgccaggctggaggcTCCCGAccagcagtgccagtgctgggcacagagggaCCATTCTTGCAGCTGGCACTTTCCAGGGACCGTTCCTCcatgggagcagcagtggctgcattTGTACCTGTGcatggggagagaggagagagaagctgGCAACACTCAACGAGGAAGAGGAATAGCAaagccccagcagtgcctggtAAGGTGCTGCAGCCTCACAGGATGCtacctttccctgctgccctggctctgctcatcCTGGGCGAGTAGATGGCTGACATCTTCTTCCAGGCCCCCTCGTGCTGACTGGTGACTCTTTCATCCTCGGAGGCTGTCCCGAGCCACGTGCCCTTCAGGAAGGAGAACCTGTGGCTGGAACTTGGGGGGAGCCGGGGGCTGCCCCGCTGCACCAACCCCCCTTGTCCCGGCACCCCGGGAGTGGCTCGGCGGGACTGGCGGGTGAGGAGTGTGGGGCTGCCAGCccccttcctctgctgtgcGGGGGTCTCACGGCGGGTGGCAGGGGGCAGCTCGGAGCCAGGGCTGTCTGGCTCCTCCAGGATGGCTGCCATCAGCCCAGAGCCGAAGCTCACCGGGTTCTGCAGTGCAGCCATGTAGGAGTCACGCTGGCGGCACTTTGGGCCATGTGGCCCTGGCTCCTGGCTCAGCTTCCTCCCCAGGCACGGGCTGCAGGGACTGTCCTCTGAGCTCAGTGCTCCCTCACAGGGCCAGGCGTCTGCTCCCGCTCCCCCATTCGCCTGGGGGAGCATCTCCTCGGCCCCAGCTCTTACTCTCCCTGGAGGGCACGTGGGCAACAGGCATCTGGTCAGGACATCCAgatcctcctgctccagcaggtccacaTACTCCCCTTCCAGGTTCTGGCTGATGATTTCACTgaagctgggcacagccagcatGGCTGGCTTCTTCCGCAGACCTGCCTGCTCCACCTTGATCAGCCCCGGATATCGTCCCTGGCTTGACTTCCGAGAGGTGGCCttgcagcctgggatggtgcCCAC
This is a stretch of genomic DNA from Parus major isolate Abel chromosome 20, Parus_major1.1, whole genome shotgun sequence. It encodes these proteins:
- the KIAA1755 gene encoding uncharacterized protein KIAA1755 homolog isoform X1, whose translation is MDAGSLDAAVQSALQALYPPFEATAPTVLGQVFRLLETSYQGDGLCCLLQFLIPAKRLFERLRQAACAPYFNRIFLHEGWPLCLHEKVVVHLAPLNPLLLRPGDFYLQAEPCEEHTARVTIKHLSLDLRSVEKTLVPEATHALLFTNAWLEEVNSSWAGAPLHTCLVATENGVTPLPWSRIATPEFTDKPRAGADSVPAGARQEPAPDTAPEPAAPGTPVPHGTVNVPTPYNSIVGTIPGCKATSRKSSQGRYPGLIKVEQAGLRKKPAMLAVPSFSEIISQNLEGEYVDLLEQEDLDVLTRCLLPTCPPGRVRAGAEEMLPQANGGAGADAWPCEGALSSEDSPCSPCLGRKLSQEPGPHGPKCRQRDSYMAALQNPVSFGSGLMAAILEEPDSPGSELPPATRRETPAQQRKGAGSPTLLTRQSRRATPGVPGQGGLVQRGSPRLPPSSSHRFSFLKGTWLGTASEDERVTSQHEGAWKKMSAIYSPRMSRARAAGKGTNAATAAPMEERSLESASCKNGPSVPSTGTAGREPPAWQDLHAGLLRSGIICLPGSSDRLGRALLLVTTSGSAWRAAWCSAAELTRLILYLCSLPRQEVKNGERRETKDVGLTVVVDARKQPPAPVLFSALRSVQSVSPGCIHSMLLLAEKELVSHRERLSGVQVETLTSLKALGRHVDSSQLPPELDGAFPYCHSEWVQFFQKLQPFTANLRRASELLQRCIQELRNTDALAGTQDAAAGIRRHQELMQKVLSEPQLVRVQREGGFVLARLRREAARLCASDHIRTGMELAEGLYSQLEEELHNLVSQSNSCLEHLEFLRKVQGLETEFSKLGSWLDGEAAARLQEMGTEDWSPNSCQGSTEHFKEFFTQATARYQHGLTLCQEAAEVQDTTFPEADAFQVAAALFQSKLMSFSKQLERRQAERELLQELIRFSNKVAGLKLDCRQCSARAQRGEGQALRCLQTSFQKLSVEFAREKLQEMKAQVRRMQSSQGLAAWTEAQHRYQETRQTLEEMLAELQEAWGAQADGQGDSSKPAVLGDKGLAEQPETSTEGPGQPQGPEQSQPSTTPDSTLGVEQSFLQPHCCMGSQSAQSSHHHISADTLHPKTKSKVGLGVEGHLAREHSRSPRRRPFTLPPWMRFPGADPPCPTAVPHGTASDPSTPGAPAGPRAEAAQYFQISSQSSFSSEDSDSQNSVEEAPAASLALPRDLQNPRPPCSPEKAHQIIYMENHHTDRSAKANAK
- the KIAA1755 gene encoding uncharacterized protein KIAA1755 homolog isoform X2, yielding MDAGSLDAAVQSALQALYPPFEATAPTVLGQVFRLLETSYQGDGLCCLLQFLIPAKRLFERLRQAACAPYFNRIFLHEGWPLCLHEKVVVHLAPLNPLLLRPGDFYLQAEPCEEHTARVTIKHLSLDLRSVEKTLVPEATHALLFTNAWLEEVNSSWAGAPLHTCLVATENGVTPLPWSRIATPEFTDKPRAGADSVPAGARQEPAPDTAPEPAAPGTPVPHGTVNVPTPYNSIVGTIPGCKATSRKSSQGRYPGLIKVEQAGLRKKPAMLAVPSFSEIISQNLEGEYVDLLEQEDLDVLTRCLLPTCPPGRVRAGAEEMLPQANGGAGADAWPCEGALSSEDSPCSPCLGRKLSQEPGPHGPKCRQRDSYMAALQNPGTWLGTASEDERVTSQHEGAWKKMSAIYSPRMSRARAAGKGTNAATAAPMEERSLESASCKNGPSVPSTGTAGREPPAWQDLHAGLLRSGIICLPGSSDRLGRALLLVTTSGSAWRAAWCSAAELTRLILYLCSLPRQEVKNGERRETKDVGLTVVVDARKQPPAPVLFSALRSVQSVSPGCIHSMLLLAEKELVSHRERLSGVQVETLTSLKALGRHVDSSQLPPELDGAFPYCHSEWVQFFQKLQPFTANLRRASELLQRCIQELRNTDALAGTQDAAAGIRRHQELMQKVLSEPQLVRVQREGGFVLARLRREAARLCASDHIRTGMELAEGLYSQLEEELHNLVSQSNSCLEHLEFLRKVQGLETEFSKLGSWLDGEAAARLQEMGTEDWSPNSCQGSTEHFKEFFTQATARYQHGLTLCQEAAEVQDTTFPEADAFQVAAALFQSKLMSFSKQLERRQAERELLQELIRFSNKVAGLKLDCRQCSARAQRGEGQALRCLQTSFQKLSVEFAREKLQEMKAQVRRMQSSQGLAAWTEAQHRYQETRQTLEEMLAELQEAWGAQADGQGDSSKPAVLGDKGLAEQPETSTEGPGQPQGPEQSQPSTTPDSTLGVEQSFLQPHCCMGSQSAQSSHHHISADTLHPKTKSKVGLGVEGHLAREHSRSPRRRPFTLPPWMRFPGADPPCPTAVPHGTASDPSTPGAPAGPRAEAAQYFQISSQSSFSSEDSDSQNSVEEAPAASLALPRDLQNPRPPCSPEKAHQIIYMENHHTDRSAKANAK